In Streptomyces longhuiensis, the following proteins share a genomic window:
- a CDS encoding helix-turn-helix domain-containing protein produces MANALQELVKNRLEQQGWSYGDVARRGGIPRSTVHHLATVAQVARMPQQATLEGLARGLELPLDAVRRAAAEACGIHLYFEDGAGSAADPEIATLIASLQRLSDADRRHVTALVESLLRSTPDHDTQTGTSPGSS; encoded by the coding sequence GTGGCCAATGCACTTCAGGAATTGGTGAAGAACCGGCTGGAGCAACAGGGCTGGTCCTACGGTGATGTGGCCCGGCGTGGTGGTATCCCACGTTCGACGGTCCATCATCTGGCGACCGTGGCGCAGGTGGCGCGGATGCCGCAGCAGGCCACCCTGGAGGGTTTGGCGAGGGGGCTGGAGCTGCCTCTGGACGCGGTGCGCCGGGCGGCCGCGGAGGCGTGCGGTATTCATCTGTATTTCGAGGACGGTGCCGGTTCCGCGGCCGATCCGGAGATCGCCACGTTGATCGCGAGTCTGCAGCGGCTGTCGGATGCCGACCGCCGTCATGTCACCGCGCTCGTGGAGTCCCTTCTGCGCAGCACCCCCGACCACGACACCCAGACCGGCACCAGCCCGGGCTCGAGCTGA
- a CDS encoding glycoside hydrolase, with the protein MRVFLPLTAVTTTALLLITVTGATPAAADRNPDGTQVVKVSHGDPYAHCTIGARSSDSIVYPATEVEPYLSVDPRDPKRVVTVFQQDRWNDGGARGLAASWTADGHTFHRSTLPFSLCAPGGADFERASDPWVSTGPDGTVYASGEGVDFTKSTRSALLAATSRDGGRTWRNLTTTHVDEEPFFNDKPSLTADPLRKGTAYQVWNRLDNDPPGPSSLDGPGYISLTRDGGRTWSKARRFVDTSTVPNTQTIGHVIVVDSRTGTLYDFFDRITYSDDLSTVAEAHYAMVTSTDAGRTWSAPVTVARDTSVPEVDPNDPAKLLRAAATLPSPAVDAKTGTLYMAYEGADFSGGKFDSVQLVRSNDRGRTWGTPELISPKGVPAFSPSIAVDERGTVALTYYDLRFLKPGNTTTLPTAYQLATLRHGHPKLRTERRISRVFDWLQAPFAGGYFLGDYQGLVADGKGVRAVLTETHSGAPQNRTDVYTSSLRTR; encoded by the coding sequence ATGCGCGTCTTCCTGCCCCTGACCGCCGTGACCACCACCGCGCTCTTGCTCATCACGGTCACCGGCGCGACTCCCGCCGCAGCAGACCGAAACCCCGACGGCACACAAGTTGTCAAGGTGTCCCACGGCGACCCGTACGCGCACTGCACCATCGGCGCGAGGTCCTCCGACAGCATCGTCTACCCGGCCACCGAGGTCGAGCCGTACCTGTCGGTCGATCCGCGCGATCCCAAACGCGTGGTCACCGTGTTCCAGCAGGACCGCTGGAACGACGGCGGCGCCCGTGGCCTGGCGGCCAGCTGGACCGCGGACGGCCACACCTTCCACCGGAGCACGCTGCCGTTCAGCCTGTGCGCCCCGGGCGGCGCGGACTTCGAACGGGCCTCCGACCCCTGGGTGAGCACCGGACCGGACGGCACCGTCTACGCGAGCGGGGAGGGCGTCGACTTCACCAAGAGCACCCGCAGCGCTCTCCTGGCCGCCACGTCCCGCGACGGCGGCCGCACCTGGCGGAACCTCACCACCACGCACGTCGACGAGGAGCCGTTCTTCAACGACAAGCCCTCACTCACCGCCGACCCCCTCCGTAAGGGCACCGCCTATCAGGTCTGGAACCGCCTCGACAACGACCCACCCGGCCCCAGCTCCCTCGACGGTCCGGGCTACATCTCCCTCACCCGCGACGGCGGCCGCACCTGGAGCAAGGCCCGGCGGTTCGTCGACACCAGCACCGTGCCCAACACCCAGACCATCGGCCATGTGATCGTCGTCGACAGCCGCACCGGCACCCTGTACGACTTCTTCGACCGGATCACCTACTCCGACGACCTGAGCACTGTCGCCGAAGCCCACTACGCGATGGTCACCTCGACCGACGCCGGAAGGACCTGGAGCGCCCCGGTCACCGTGGCCCGGGACACCTCCGTACCGGAGGTCGACCCGAACGACCCCGCCAAGCTGCTGCGCGCCGCGGCCACCCTGCCCAGCCCGGCCGTCGACGCCAAGACAGGCACGCTGTACATGGCCTACGAGGGCGCGGACTTCTCCGGTGGAAAGTTCGACTCCGTCCAGCTCGTGCGGTCCAACGACCGCGGACGCACCTGGGGAACTCCGGAGCTGATCAGTCCCAAGGGCGTGCCGGCCTTCTCTCCGTCGATCGCGGTCGACGAGCGGGGCACGGTCGCACTCACCTACTACGACCTGCGCTTCCTCAAGCCCGGCAACACCACCACGCTGCCCACCGCCTACCAACTGGCCACGCTGCGGCACGGACACCCGAAACTCCGGACCGAACGACGGATCTCGCGAGTCTTCGACTGGCTGCAGGCGCCGTTCGCCGGAGGCTACTTCCTCGGCGACTACCAAGGCCTGGTGGCAGACGGCAAGGGAGTACGGGCGGTGCTCACCGAGACCCACTCCGGCGCACCACAGAATCGTACGGACGTGTACACCAGCAGTCTCCGCACCCGCTGA
- a CDS encoding IS3 family transposase has protein sequence MRYPPELRRQALQILADGEPVKNVAAALGLPGPTLYQWRRRHLPHLGRSAHAPSTGQDLAAARQRITQLETELSALRRVSELLREVLSPKRRFEAVHVMAREGLPVRVAARVLGVTESGYFTWRSRPPSPRALRHAWLTELITVIHAASNGTFGYRRIHSELTHGYGITVSHGTVELLMRRAGLQGAPADQPSLTTGTGLCP, from the coding sequence ATGCGATATCCACCCGAACTGCGCCGCCAGGCCCTGCAGATACTGGCCGACGGTGAACCCGTCAAGAACGTCGCCGCTGCGCTGGGCCTGCCAGGCCCCACTCTCTACCAGTGGCGGCGCCGGCATCTGCCGCATCTGGGCCGCAGCGCACACGCCCCCTCCACCGGGCAGGACCTTGCCGCCGCGCGCCAGCGGATCACACAGCTGGAGACCGAGCTTTCTGCGCTGCGGCGCGTGAGTGAGCTGCTGCGGGAGGTCCTTTCCCCGAAAAGACGGTTCGAGGCAGTACATGTGATGGCCAGGGAGGGCCTGCCGGTGCGGGTGGCCGCGCGGGTCCTGGGGGTGACCGAGTCCGGCTACTTCACCTGGCGTTCCCGCCCGCCCTCCCCACGCGCCCTGCGGCACGCCTGGCTCACCGAACTCATCACGGTCATCCACGCCGCCTCGAACGGCACCTTCGGATACCGGCGCATTCACAGCGAACTCACCCACGGCTACGGCATCACCGTCAGCCACGGCACCGTGGAACTCCTCATGCGCCGCGCCGGCCTCCAGGGAGCGCCGGCCGACCAGCCCTCTCTCACGACAGGAACCGGCCTGTGCCCCTGA
- a CDS encoding DUF6228 family protein, whose translation MEEDETNPVVRVGGDRHRTISLRFHMLTRSYPEERDDVMRDFLVTAQGESARIEVTVRTWDGDGLDVFLAELAEEFRGWNGTKTWRSLEDDLTLAAEHAGSHVRLTWGLHDRLPDDEWRFEMATFHAPGEDMRRLAIEMRTFLKSDPLK comes from the coding sequence ATGGAGGAAGACGAGACCAACCCGGTTGTCCGCGTCGGAGGTGACCGGCATCGAACGATCAGCCTGCGCTTCCACATGCTGACACGTTCGTACCCGGAAGAGCGAGATGACGTGATGCGCGACTTCCTCGTGACAGCTCAAGGTGAGTCGGCGCGGATCGAGGTCACGGTGAGGACCTGGGACGGTGACGGCCTCGACGTCTTCCTTGCCGAACTGGCAGAGGAGTTTCGTGGCTGGAACGGCACCAAGACCTGGCGCTCCCTTGAGGACGACTTGACGCTGGCTGCCGAGCACGCAGGATCACACGTCCGGTTGACGTGGGGGCTGCATGACCGTCTCCCCGATGACGAGTGGCGTTTCGAGATGGCGACCTTCCATGCCCCTGGAGAAGACATGCGCCGCCTTGCCATCGAGATGCGTACCTTCCTGAAGTCGGACCCGCTGAAGTAA
- a CDS encoding IS5 family transposase (programmed frameshift), producing METSPWVVPDELCDRLKPLLPQGERCFRHPGRKPLPDRDVLCGILYVLHTGIQWEYLPKELGFGSGMTCWRRLRDWNEAGVWQALHEVLLADLNAASRLEWSRFVVDSPRQGAKRGHHMGPSPVDRGRAGSKHHLITDGHGTPHAVLLTGGNRNDVTQLLPLFDTIPPIRGRVGRPRHKPDSLFADRGYDHDIYRDQVSDRGSVPAIARRGTRHGSGLGTYRWVVERIFACLHGFRRLWMPWERRADIPEAFLKLACCLITYQQLGVLGGP from the exons GTGGAGACGTCGCCGTGGGTCGTGCCGGATGAGCTGTGCGACCGTCTGAAGCCGCTGCTGCCGCAGGGCGAACGGTGCTTCCGGCACCCAGGTCGCAAGCCGTTGCCTGACCGGGATGTGTTGTGCGGGATCCTGTATGTGCTGCACACCGGGATCCAGTGGGAGTACCTACCCAAGGAGCTTGGCTTCGGCTCGGGTATGACCTGCTGGCGACGCTTGCGGGACTGGAATGAGGCGGGTGTCTGGCAGGCACTTCACGAAGTCCTGCTCGCCGACCTCAACGCGGCCTCCCGACTGGAGTGGTCCCGTTTCGTCGTCGACTCG CCACGTCAGGGCGCTAAAAGGGGGCATCACATGGGCCCGTCGCCAGTTGACCGAGGCCGAGCCGGCTCAAAGCACCACCTGATCACCGACGGGCACGGCACCCCGCACGCGGTCTTGCTCACCGGCGGCAACCGCAACGACGTGACCCAGCTACTGCCCCTGTTCGACACCATTCCACCGATCCGCGGCCGGGTCGGTCGTCCCCGCCACAAACCGGATTCGCTATTCGCTGACCGCGGCTACGACCACGACATCTACCGGGACCAGGTCAGCGATCGAGGCAGCGTGCCGGCGATCGCCCGACGTGGTACTCGGCACGGCAGTGGTCTGGGCACCTACCGGTGGGTCGTCGAAAGGATCTTTGCCTGTTTACACGGCTTCCGACGTCTGTGGATGCCTTGGGAACGGCGGGCCGACATTCCCGAAGCGTTTCTCAAACTCGCCTGCTGCTTGATCACCTACCAACAACTTGGCGTGTTGGGTGGCCCGTAG